One Cynocephalus volans isolate mCynVol1 chromosome 7, mCynVol1.pri, whole genome shotgun sequence genomic region harbors:
- the POLL gene encoding DNA polymerase lambda isoform X1, with protein MTAALTSSQTERPGSSHTSMDPRGILKAFPKRKKILANPSSKALAKIPKREAGEEAGEWLNSLRAHIVPTGIGRARAELFEKQIVQHGGQICSAQAPGVTHIVVDEGIDCERALRLLRRPRLPVGAQLVKSAWLSLCLQKRRLMDTAGFSIFIPNRYLDPPQPSEMDQDSSTPPGTHKALLGTALSPPPSPTKPVSPPQRAEEASSTQAQTTSDDETSDGEETRVSAADLEALISGHYPTCLDGDYEPSPAPEGLDKWVCAQPSSQKVTNHNSHITEKLEVLAKAYGVQGDKWRALGYAKAINALKSFHKPVTSYKEACSIPGIGKRMAEKIIEILESGHLRKLDHISESVPVLELFSNIWGAGTKTAQMWYHQGFRSLEDIRSQASLTTQQAIGLKYYDDFLERMPREEATEIEQTVREAAQDLSPGLLCVACGSYRRGKATCGDVDVLITHPDGRSHQRIFSRLLNSLRQQGFLTDDLVSQEENGQQQKYLGVCQLLGPGSRHRRLDIIVVPYSEFACALLYFTGSAHFNRSMRALAKTKGMSLSERALTTAVVRNSQGIKVGPGRVLPTPTEKDVFRLLGLPYREPAERDW; from the exons ATGACAGCTGCTCTGACCAGTTCTCAAACAGAAAGGCCAGGATCGAGCCATACTTCAATGGACCCCAGAGGCATCTTGAAGGCATTTCCCAAGCGGAAGAAAATTCTTGCCAATCCATCATCAAAAGCACTTGCAAAGATTCCCAAGAGGGAAGCAGGAGAAGAAGCAGGAG AGTGGCTGAACTCTCTGCGAGCCCACATTGTGCCCACTGGCATTGGACGAGCGCGGGCAGAACTGTTTGAGAAGCAGATTGTCCAGCATGGTGGCCAGATATGCTCTGCCCAGGCCCCAGGTGTCACTCACATTGTGGTGGATGAAGGCATAGATTGTGAGCGGGCCCTCCGCCTCCTTAGACGGCCCCGGCTCCCTGTGGGTGCTCAGCTGGTGAAGTCAGCCTGGCTGAGCTTGTGCCTGCAGAAGAGAAGGCTAATGGATACAGCTGGATTCAGCATCTTCATCCCTAACAG GTACTTGGACCCACCACAGCCTAGCGAAATGGACCAAGACTCTTCTACTCCTCCTGGCACCCACAAGGCCCTGCTTGGGactgccctctctcctcccccttctCCCACCAAACCTGTATCTCCTCCCCAAAGAGCAGAAGAGGCATCAAGTACCCAAGCCCAG ACCACCTCTGATGATGAAACCAGTGATGGGGAAGAGACCCGGGTTAGTGCAGCTGATCTGGAAGCCCTGATCAGTGGCCACTACCCCACCTGCCTTGATGGAGACTATGAGCCTAGCCCAGCTCCTGAAGGACTGGATAAGTGGGTCTGTGCACAGCCTTCGAGCCAGAAGGTGACCAACCACAACTCCCACATCACAGAGAAGCTGGAAGTGCTGGCCAAAGCCTACGGTGTTCAGGGAGACAAGTGGAGGGCCCTGGGCTATGCTAAGGCCATCAATGCCCTCAAGAGCTTCCACAAGCCTGTCACCTCCTACAAG GAGGCCTGCAGCATCCCAGGGATTGGGAAGCGGATGGCCGAGAAGATCATAGAGATTCTGGAGAGCGGGCATCTGCGGAAGCTGGATCATATCAGCGAGAGTGTGCCTGTTTTGGAACTCTTCTCCAACATTTGGGGTGCTGGGACCAAGACTGCCCAGATGTGGTACCATCAG GGCTTCCGAAGTCTGGAAGACATCCGCAGTCAGGCCTCCCTGACTACCCAGCAGGCCATCGGCCTGAAGTATTATGATGACTTTCTGGAACGCATGCCTAGGGAAGAGGCTACAGAGATCGAGCAGACA GTCCGGGAAGCAGCCCAGGACTTAAGCCCTGGGCTGCTGTGTGTGGCATGTGGTTCGTACCGGCGGGGGAAGGCAACCTGCGGTGATGTGGACGTGCTCATCACTCACCCGGATGGCCGCTCCCACCAGCGCATCTTCAGTCGCCTCCTCAACAGCCTCCGGCAGCAAG GCTTCCTCACAGATGACTTGGTGAGCCAGGAGGAGAATGGCCAGCAACAGAAGTACCTGGGTGTGTGTCAGCTCCTGGGTCCGGGGTCGCGCCACCGGCGATTGGACATCATCGTTGTGCCCTACAGCGAGTTTGCCTGTGCCCTGCTCTACTTCACCGGCTCTGCCCACTTCAACCGGTCCATGCGGGCTCTGGCCAAGACCAAGGGCATGAGCTTGTCAGAGCGTGCCCTCACCACAGCTGTGGTCCGGAACAGCCAAGGCATCAAGGTGGGGCCTGGCcgagtgctgcccactcccactgAGAAGGATGTCTTCAGGCTCTTAGGCCTACCCTACCGAGAACCAGCCGAGCGGGACTGGTGA
- the POLL gene encoding DNA polymerase lambda isoform X2, with protein sequence MDPRGILKAFPKRKKILANPSSKALAKIPKREAGEEAGEWLNSLRAHIVPTGIGRARAELFEKQIVQHGGQICSAQAPGVTHIVVDEGIDCERALRLLRRPRLPVGAQLVKSAWLSLCLQKRRLMDTAGFSIFIPNRYLDPPQPSEMDQDSSTPPGTHKALLGTALSPPPSPTKPVSPPQRAEEASSTQAQTTSDDETSDGEETRVSAADLEALISGHYPTCLDGDYEPSPAPEGLDKWVCAQPSSQKVTNHNSHITEKLEVLAKAYGVQGDKWRALGYAKAINALKSFHKPVTSYKEACSIPGIGKRMAEKIIEILESGHLRKLDHISESVPVLELFSNIWGAGTKTAQMWYHQGFRSLEDIRSQASLTTQQAIGLKYYDDFLERMPREEATEIEQTVREAAQDLSPGLLCVACGSYRRGKATCGDVDVLITHPDGRSHQRIFSRLLNSLRQQGFLTDDLVSQEENGQQQKYLGVCQLLGPGSRHRRLDIIVVPYSEFACALLYFTGSAHFNRSMRALAKTKGMSLSERALTTAVVRNSQGIKVGPGRVLPTPTEKDVFRLLGLPYREPAERDW encoded by the exons ATGGACCCCAGAGGCATCTTGAAGGCATTTCCCAAGCGGAAGAAAATTCTTGCCAATCCATCATCAAAAGCACTTGCAAAGATTCCCAAGAGGGAAGCAGGAGAAGAAGCAGGAG AGTGGCTGAACTCTCTGCGAGCCCACATTGTGCCCACTGGCATTGGACGAGCGCGGGCAGAACTGTTTGAGAAGCAGATTGTCCAGCATGGTGGCCAGATATGCTCTGCCCAGGCCCCAGGTGTCACTCACATTGTGGTGGATGAAGGCATAGATTGTGAGCGGGCCCTCCGCCTCCTTAGACGGCCCCGGCTCCCTGTGGGTGCTCAGCTGGTGAAGTCAGCCTGGCTGAGCTTGTGCCTGCAGAAGAGAAGGCTAATGGATACAGCTGGATTCAGCATCTTCATCCCTAACAG GTACTTGGACCCACCACAGCCTAGCGAAATGGACCAAGACTCTTCTACTCCTCCTGGCACCCACAAGGCCCTGCTTGGGactgccctctctcctcccccttctCCCACCAAACCTGTATCTCCTCCCCAAAGAGCAGAAGAGGCATCAAGTACCCAAGCCCAG ACCACCTCTGATGATGAAACCAGTGATGGGGAAGAGACCCGGGTTAGTGCAGCTGATCTGGAAGCCCTGATCAGTGGCCACTACCCCACCTGCCTTGATGGAGACTATGAGCCTAGCCCAGCTCCTGAAGGACTGGATAAGTGGGTCTGTGCACAGCCTTCGAGCCAGAAGGTGACCAACCACAACTCCCACATCACAGAGAAGCTGGAAGTGCTGGCCAAAGCCTACGGTGTTCAGGGAGACAAGTGGAGGGCCCTGGGCTATGCTAAGGCCATCAATGCCCTCAAGAGCTTCCACAAGCCTGTCACCTCCTACAAG GAGGCCTGCAGCATCCCAGGGATTGGGAAGCGGATGGCCGAGAAGATCATAGAGATTCTGGAGAGCGGGCATCTGCGGAAGCTGGATCATATCAGCGAGAGTGTGCCTGTTTTGGAACTCTTCTCCAACATTTGGGGTGCTGGGACCAAGACTGCCCAGATGTGGTACCATCAG GGCTTCCGAAGTCTGGAAGACATCCGCAGTCAGGCCTCCCTGACTACCCAGCAGGCCATCGGCCTGAAGTATTATGATGACTTTCTGGAACGCATGCCTAGGGAAGAGGCTACAGAGATCGAGCAGACA GTCCGGGAAGCAGCCCAGGACTTAAGCCCTGGGCTGCTGTGTGTGGCATGTGGTTCGTACCGGCGGGGGAAGGCAACCTGCGGTGATGTGGACGTGCTCATCACTCACCCGGATGGCCGCTCCCACCAGCGCATCTTCAGTCGCCTCCTCAACAGCCTCCGGCAGCAAG GCTTCCTCACAGATGACTTGGTGAGCCAGGAGGAGAATGGCCAGCAACAGAAGTACCTGGGTGTGTGTCAGCTCCTGGGTCCGGGGTCGCGCCACCGGCGATTGGACATCATCGTTGTGCCCTACAGCGAGTTTGCCTGTGCCCTGCTCTACTTCACCGGCTCTGCCCACTTCAACCGGTCCATGCGGGCTCTGGCCAAGACCAAGGGCATGAGCTTGTCAGAGCGTGCCCTCACCACAGCTGTGGTCCGGAACAGCCAAGGCATCAAGGTGGGGCCTGGCcgagtgctgcccactcccactgAGAAGGATGTCTTCAGGCTCTTAGGCCTACCCTACCGAGAACCAGCCGAGCGGGACTGGTGA